The following are encoded in a window of Peromyscus eremicus chromosome 12, PerEre_H2_v1, whole genome shotgun sequence genomic DNA:
- the Olig2 gene encoding oligodendrocyte transcription factor 2, with product MDSDASLVSSRPSSPEPDDLFLPARSKGGSSSGFTGGTVSSSTPSDCPPELSAELRGAMGAAGAHPGDKLGGGVFKSSSSSTSSSTSSAATSSTKKDKKQMTEPELQQLRLKINSRERKRMHDLNIAMDGLREVMPYAHGPSVRKLSKIATLLLARNYILMLTNSLEEMKRLVSEIYGGHHAGFHPSACGGLAHTAPLPTATAHPAAAAAHAAHHPAVHHPILPPAAAAAAAAAAAAAVSSASLPGSGLSSVGSIRPPHGLLKSPSAAAAAPLGGGGGGSGGSGGFQHWGGMPCPCSMCQVPPPHHHVSAMGAGSLPRLTSDAK from the coding sequence ATGGACTCGGACGCCAGCCTGGTGTCTAGTCGCCCGTCGTCGCCAGAACCCGATGATCTTTTTCTGCCGGCCCGGAGCAagggcggcagcagcagcggctTCACAGGGGGGACCGTGTCCTCGTCCACGCCGAGCGACTGCCCGCCGGAGCTGAGCGCAGAACTGCGAGGGGCCATGGGCGCAGCGGGCGCGCATCCCGGGGACAAACTGGGAGGCGGCGTCTTCAAGTCTTCTTCCTCCAGCACGTCCTCGTCCACGTCGTCCGCAGCCACGTCGTCCACCAAGAAAGACAAGAAGCAGATGACCGAGCCCGAGCTGCAGCAGCTGCGTCTGAAGATCAACAGCCGGGAACGCAAGCGCATGCACGACCTCAACATCGCCATGGACGGCCTGCGGGAGGTCATGCCGTACGCGCACGGCCCGTCGGTGCGCAAGCTCTCCAAGATCGCCACGCTGCTGCTGGCGCGAAACTACATCCTGATGCTCACCAACTCACTGGAGGAGATGAAGCGGCTGGTGAGCGAGATCTACGGCGGTCACCACGCCGGCTTCCACCCGTCGGCCTGCGGCGGCCTGGCACACACGGCGCCGCTACCCACAGCCACAGCgcaccccgccgccgccgccgcgcacGCCGCGCATCACCCCGCCGTGCACCACCCCATCCTTCCtcccgcagccgccgccgcagccgccgccgccgccgcggcagCCGTGTCCAGCGCCTCCCTGCCGGGCTCCGGGCTGTCCTCGGTCGGATCCATCCGGCCTCCCCACGGCCTGCTCAAGTCTCCGTCGGCGGCCGCAGCCGCCCCTCTCGGAGGCGGGGGTGGCGGCAGCGGTGGCAGCGGTGGCTTCCAGCACTGGGGCGGCATGCCTTGCCCCTGCAGCATGTGCCAGGTGCCACCGCCGCACCACCACGTGTCGGCCATGGGCGCCGGCAGCCTGCCGCGCCTCACCTCCGACGCCAAGTGA